From Onychostoma macrolepis isolate SWU-2019 chromosome 19, ASM1243209v1, whole genome shotgun sequence, a single genomic window includes:
- the bmp8a gene encoding bone morphogenetic protein 8A encodes MEQSSSAAPMDKQERVVEFVSSHRSGGSRTRSRQRLFPLPVLLPLCMLLCVWAQVEGVVHSSFRRLSGREKKEMQKEILSILGLPGRPRPHPPLRPPSSAPLFMLDLYHAVSSEADDGPGLGFTPEGVSHAALPTLSTHTPPLGTVVSEADTVMSFVNLVEQEKDLLQPRPYWKEFRFDLTPLPQGETVTAAEFRIYKTLTVGWRANRTLHISVYEIQREKRHREPELVLLDMQSVPAGQEGWLAFDVTSASNRWLLHPRSNLGIRLYVETEEDRSLSAAWVGLVGRRGPRSKQPFMVTFFRASQAPCRPPRALRHNNPRKKKPKYDLPHPNRPGIFDQNHASSGRQACKKHELYVSFSDLGWKDWVLAPTGYSAYYCDGECDYPLGSCMNATNHAMIQLLVHLLRPNEVPKACCAPTKLSPISVLFYDDNNNVILKKHRNMVVKNCGCL; translated from the exons ATGGAGCAGAGCTCTTCTGCTGCTCCAATGGACAAACAAGAGCGTGTGGTTGAGTTTGTGTCCTCACACCGCAGCGGTGGCAGCCGTACCCGGAGCCGCCAGCGACTGTTTCCTCTGCCCGTCCTCCTCCCTCTCTGCATGCTGCTGTGTGTTTGGGCTCAGGTGGAAGGAGTGGTTCATTCCAGCTTCCGCAGACTCAGTGGTCGTGAGAAGAAGGAGATGCAGAAGGAGATTTTATCCATTCTGGGTTTACCCGGCCGGCCCAGACCTCACCCGCCGCTGCGGCCCCCTTCCTCCGCCCCGCTCTTCATGCTGGACCTTTACCATGCCGTGTCGTCCGAGGCAGATGATGGACCAGGTTTGGGCTTCACTCCGGAGGGGGTCAGTCACGCGGCGCTGCCCACCTTAAGCACGCACACGCCGCCCCTCGGCACAGTGGTTAGCGAGGCCGACACGGTTATGAGCTTTGTCAACCTGG TGGAGCAGGAGAAGGATCTGCTGCAGCCTCGGCCGTACTGGAAGGAGTTCCGCTTCGATCTCACTCCGCTTCCTCAGGGAGAGACGGTCACCGCTGCTGAGTTTCGCATCTATAAAACTCTTACCGTGGGTTGGCGTGCAAACCGCACCCTCCATATCTCTGTCTATGAAATCCAGAGGGAGAAAAGACACAG GGAGCCTGAGCTGGTGTTGTTGGACATGCAGTCTGTGCCTGCTGGTCAAGAGGGCTGGCTGGCATTTGATGTGACTTCTGCGAGCAATCGCTGGCTTCTCCACCCTCGGAGTAACTTGGGCATCAGACTTTATGTGGAAACTGAGGAGG ACCGGTCATTGTCAGCCGCATGGGTGGGTCTGGTGGGTCGGCGCGGGCCGCGCTCTAAACAGCCTTTCATGGTGACGTTCTTCAGAGCCAGTCAAGCCCCTTGCCGCCCACCTCGTGCTCTGAGACACAACAATCCACGCAAGAAAAAACCCAAGTACGACCTGCCACACCCAAACAGACCCGGCATATTTG ACCAAAATCATGCCAGCAGCGGACGCCAGGCCTGTAAGAAACATGAACTCTATGTCAGCTTTAGCGACCTTGGCTGGAAG GACTGGGTTTTGGCCCCTACAGGTTATTCTGCGTATTATTGTGATGGGGAATGTGATTATCCTCTGGGCTCTTGTATGAATGCCACAAACCATGCCATGATCCAGCTACTG GTTCACCTTTTAAGACCAAATGAAGTGCCTAAAGCCTGCTGTGCTCCAACCAAACTCAGTCCCATCTCTGTGCTTTTCTATGATGACAACAACAACGTTATTCTCAAGAAACATCGAAATATGGTGGTCAAGAACTGTGGTTGTCTATAA
- the psma2b gene encoding proteasome_alpha_type_2 domain-containing protein: MAERGYSFSLTTFSPSGKLVQIEYALAAVAAGAPSVGIKASNGVVLATEKKQKSILYDEQSVHKVEPITKHIGMVYSGMGPDYRVLVRRARKLAQQYFLVYQEPIPTGQLVQRVASVMQEYTQSGGVRPFGVSLLIAGWDEDRPYLFQSDPSGAYFAWKATAMGKNYVNGKTFLEKRYNEDLELEDAIHTAILTLKESFEGQMTEDNIEVGICNEAGFRRLSPAEVKDYLAAIA; this comes from the exons atggCAGAACGGGGATACAGTTTTTCTCTCACAACATTTAg CCCCTCTGGCAAACTGGTGCAGATTGAATATGCTCTGGCCGCTGTAGCAGCCGGTGCTCCATCTGTAGGAATCAAag CATCAAACGGAGTTGTGCTTGCAACTGAGAAGAAACAGAAGTCCATACTGTATGATGAACAGAGCGTGCACAAAGTTGAGCCAATAACCAAACACATTGGCATGGTGTACAGCGGAATGGGTCCTGACTACAG GGTGCTGGTCAGAAGAGCAAGAAAGCTGGCGCAGCAGTATTTCCTGGTATACCAAGAGCCAATCCCCACAGGCCAGCTGGTACAGAGAGTGGCTTCTGTTATGCAGGAATACACACAGTCTGG AGGTGTGCGGCCTTTTGGAGTTTCTCTTCTCATTGCCGGTTGGGACGAAGACAGACCGTACTTATTTCAGTCTGACCCATCG GGTGCATACTTCGCTTGGAAAGCCACAGCAATGGGAAAGAACTATGTGAATGGAAAAACATTCCTTGAAAAAAG ATATAATGAAGATCTGGAACTTGAAGACGCTATACACACTGCCATCTTAACTTTGAAG GAAAGCTTTGAAGGTCAGATGACAGAGGACAACATCGAGGTGGGCATCTGTAATGAAGCAGGATTTCGCAGACTGTCACCTGCTGAGGTGAAGGATTACCTGGCAGCAATTGCTTGA
- the ntaq1 gene encoding protein N-terminal glutamine amidohydrolase isoform X2, producing MIPIWKQKSSRGDQPVIWDYHVILIHVNKEGQSYIYDLDTILPFPCLLDVYSKDSFRSDEHLKPAFWRKLRVIPGDTYLKKFASDRSHMKDSDGNWRMPPPPYPCLETSESKMNLDDFICMDARVGYGEVYNLSDFVQHFGVK from the exons ATG ATACCCATTTGGAAACAAAAATCGAGTCGAGGGGATCAACCAGTAATCTGG GATTACCATGTTATTCTTATACACGTAAATAAAGAGGGACAGAGCTATATATATGATTTAGACACCATCCTTCCCTTCCCTTGCCTACTTGATGTATATTCAAAGGATTCCTTTCGTTCTGATGAGCATTTAAAACCTGCTTTCTGGAG GAAGCTTCGCGTCATACCAGGCGACACCTACTTGAAAAAGTTTGCTTCTGATCGGTCACATATGAAGGACTCTGATGGGAACTGGCGTATGCCACCCCCACCATACCCATGTTTAGAGACATCAG AATCTAAAATGAATCTCGATGACTTCATCTGCATGGACGCTCGAGTGGGATATGGAGAGGTTTACAATCTTTCAGACTTTGTTCAACACTTTGGAGTGAAGTAA
- the ntaq1 gene encoding protein N-terminal glutamine amidohydrolase isoform X1, producing MGRMNEESAPSSEYTIISPSRNQCVYTSCYCEENVWKLCEYVKDQGTCSLDEVYAVFISNERKMIPIWKQKSSRGDQPVIWDYHVILIHVNKEGQSYIYDLDTILPFPCLLDVYSKDSFRSDEHLKPAFWRKLRVIPGDTYLKKFASDRSHMKDSDGNWRMPPPPYPCLETSESKMNLDDFICMDARVGYGEVYNLSDFVQHFGVK from the exons ATGGGAAGAATGAACGAAGAAAGCGCCCCGTCTTCTGAATATACAATTATCAGTCCGTCTAGAAACCAGTGTGTATACACCAGCTGCTACTG tgaGGAGAATGTGTGGAAATTGTGTGAATATGTCAAGGATCAGGGCACTTGCTCGTTGGATGAAGTGTATGCAGTCTTTATATCTAATGAAAGAAAAATG ATACCCATTTGGAAACAAAAATCGAGTCGAGGGGATCAACCAGTAATCTGG GATTACCATGTTATTCTTATACACGTAAATAAAGAGGGACAGAGCTATATATATGATTTAGACACCATCCTTCCCTTCCCTTGCCTACTTGATGTATATTCAAAGGATTCCTTTCGTTCTGATGAGCATTTAAAACCTGCTTTCTGGAG GAAGCTTCGCGTCATACCAGGCGACACCTACTTGAAAAAGTTTGCTTCTGATCGGTCACATATGAAGGACTCTGATGGGAACTGGCGTATGCCACCCCCACCATACCCATGTTTAGAGACATCAG AATCTAAAATGAATCTCGATGACTTCATCTGCATGGACGCTCGAGTGGGATATGGAGAGGTTTACAATCTTTCAGACTTTGTTCAACACTTTGGAGTGAAGTAA
- the zgc:91910 gene encoding zinc finger protein 706-like isoform X2, which translates to MPDVCVSEKAMARGQQKIQSQQKNAKKAAEKKKGQGADQKTAAKAALVHTCPVCRTQMPDPKTFKQHFESKHPKSPMPPELVDVQA; encoded by the exons ATGCCTGATGTATGTGTTTCAGAGAAGGCCATGGCTCGTGGGCAGCAGAAGATCCAGTCTCAACAGAAGAACGCAAAGAAAGCAGCCGAGAAGAAGAAAGGTCAGGGAGCGGATCAGAAGACTGCAGCCAAAGCAGCGCTGGTCCACACATGTCCTGTCTGCAGG ACACAGATGCCAGACCCCAAGAcctttaaacaacattttgaaagcAAACACCCAAAATCTCCTATGCCTCCTGAGCTGGTGGATGTTCAAGCTTAA
- the LOC131526134 gene encoding forkhead box protein H1-like yields MTNGVSGGLSGLQVESSGLPRRRYKRYTTGTYIGLIAYAIQDSPDKMLTFKQIMKKLEPFVFGDKKGIENNIRVCLSSNRCFAKVPVDPDYPNPKKNFWKVDENGITPKMFRRHFKYLINIFPGLSIQTQQVDGCEDSSNATEPLTPACKVTENKSEGKFTGPFSIDSLLKSDREVKRTRSTRLEEHAQRGATKRKNVYEYDAVKCYYPVSAVGCELASAKRPRLSSGPQFGQSLPPHITYNHHVLFSSPSMYDTRYVSW; encoded by the exons ATGACTAACGGAGTGAGCGGAGGACTCAGCGGTCTGCAGGTAGAATCAAGCGGCCTTCCAAGAAGGAGATACAAAAGATACACTACAGGAACTTACATCGGACTTATTGCATACGCAATTCAAGATTCACCAGACAAGATGCTCACGTTCAAACAG ATAATGAAAAAGCTGGAACCATTCGTCTTCGGAGACAAAAAGGGCATTGAGAACAACATCAGAGTCTGTCTTTCATCAAACAGGTGTTTTGCAAAG GTGCCAGTCGATCCGGATTATCCAAATCCTAAAAAGAACTTCTGGAAAGTGGATGAAAATGGCATTACACCAAAAATGTTTCGCCGACATTTCAAATATCTAATCAACATATTCCCTGGCCTGTCGATTCAGACACAACAGGTGGATGGGTGTGAAGACAGTTCTAATGCTACTGAGCCTCTTACTCCAGCCTGCAAGGTCACAGAAAACAAAAGTGAAGGCAAATTTACAGGCCCCTTTTCCATAGATTCATTATTGAAGAGCGACCGCGAGGTGAAGCGCACGCGCAGCACGCGTTTGGAGGAACACGCACAGCGTGGAGCGACCAAGAGAAAAAACGTTTATGAATATGATGCAGTGAAGTGTTATTACCCTGTTTCAGCAGTAGGATGTGAACTGGCCTCAGCGAAAAGACCTCGTCTATCTTCAGGACCTCAGTTCGGACAGTCTCTGCCTCCACATATCACATACAATCACCATGTCCTCTTCAGCTCTCCTTCAATGTATGATACTAGATATGTCAGCTGGTGA
- the zgc:91910 gene encoding zinc finger protein 706-like isoform X1: protein MDSARGVSSQSFHELIVSFDSDSSVSPITEYCSHTEEKAMARGQQKIQSQQKNAKKAAEKKKGQGADQKTAAKAALVHTCPVCRTQMPDPKTFKQHFESKHPKSPMPPELVDVQA, encoded by the exons ATGGACTCAGCGCGTGGTGTTTCAAGCCAATCATTTCACGAATTAATAGTTTCTTTTGATTCAGACAGCTCCGTTTCTCCCATCACTGAATACTGCAGCCACACAGAGG AGAAGGCCATGGCTCGTGGGCAGCAGAAGATCCAGTCTCAACAGAAGAACGCAAAGAAAGCAGCCGAGAAGAAGAAAGGTCAGGGAGCGGATCAGAAGACTGCAGCCAAAGCAGCGCTGGTCCACACATGTCCTGTCTGCAGG ACACAGATGCCAGACCCCAAGAcctttaaacaacattttgaaagcAAACACCCAAAATCTCCTATGCCTCCTGAGCTGGTGGATGTTCAAGCTTAA
- the zgc:91910 gene encoding zinc finger protein 706-like isoform X3 → MARGQQKIQSQQKNAKKAAEKKKGQGADQKTAAKAALVHTCPVCRTQMPDPKTFKQHFESKHPKSPMPPELVDVQA, encoded by the exons ATGGCTCGTGGGCAGCAGAAGATCCAGTCTCAACAGAAGAACGCAAAGAAAGCAGCCGAGAAGAAGAAAGGTCAGGGAGCGGATCAGAAGACTGCAGCCAAAGCAGCGCTGGTCCACACATGTCCTGTCTGCAGG ACACAGATGCCAGACCCCAAGAcctttaaacaacattttgaaagcAAACACCCAAAATCTCCTATGCCTCCTGAGCTGGTGGATGTTCAAGCTTAA